In Chrysemys picta bellii isolate R12L10 chromosome 22, ASM1138683v2, whole genome shotgun sequence, the genomic stretch tctctgtgcataCATTACTATCTCTCTATCTAGGAATTTATATTAGACTCACCACTGTGTGTACCTCAATTTactctcggtgcctcagtttccctgtctgtagaaTAGGGATAAAGatactcccctgcccccattgaaaagtgctttgagagctgtaGATGAAGAGTGCTGGATCTCAATGAGTCAGAAGCATTATGATCACTCTCATTATCTTGCACCCAcctgctctcctctccctccagcagcttCCTGTAGGTGGCGATCTCGATATCCAGGGCCAGCTTGACGTTCATCAGCTCCTGGTACTCCCGCAGCTGGCGCGTCATGTCCTGCTTGGCCTTCTGGAGAGCATCCTCCAGATCAGCCACCTTCATCCTGGCGTCTTTGAGAGCCAGCTCGCCACGGTCCTCGGAGTCGGCAATCGCCGTCTGCAGACTGGCGCACTGCAGGGGAAGGGAGTTGGCTTCCTTTTAATTACCAGCCATTTCTCTCTGTGTTTTCCCGCTCTCCTTTAACAGTGCAGAATTCACAGGCAGAGAGCTGACTCCTAGCTGTCCTTGCTGCTGTTAGCACCAGGGGCGTGACTGGCCTGTACATTTCTatagcctctgtttgacagaagctgggaatgggcgccaggggatggatcacttgatgattccctgctctgttcattccctctagggcacctggcactggccacggttggaagacgggatactgggctagatggacctttggtctgacccagtagggccgttcttatgtgcaTTGCAGCTGTTTTCTGCATCATCATGACCACTAATCTGGCCTATGCTACTGAGACACAATATCCAGTCAGAGGGTGGTGACTGATTTATATTTACAGCTGCTAAGTCTTGTGCTGGAGCATTTTGAGCTATGGCCATGTCTGCGGCGTACAAACCATTGTGAGGGCTGAGTCTCTGGCTTAGCAAGAATGATTTAGTGCAGTGGAGAGAAGGCGGATACGTATGTGTGTGAGCACGCATGcacaccactgccctctgctgggtggaATGAAACTACTTACGTGTGACATGTCGCCCTCTACTgactgcagctggtgtggctatACATCCTCACAGTGCTGCAGCCGACAGAGTGGGGCGGGAGGGCAGGAAACTGCGTGACAGGAGCAGGCAGTTCTGTCTTCTCCCGTCTCTAGTGAGAGCCGTTCCTACCTGGTTCCTTGCATTCTCAATCTCAGCCCGTAACCTCTGGGTCAGCCGGTTGAGCTCTGAGATTTCTCCCTTTGTGTTCCGCAGGTCATCGCCGTGTTTCCCAGCAGTGGCTCGCAGCTCCTCGAACTAATATTCAGAaacaagaggggggaaaaaatacaaCCTAATGCCCAGCCATGCACTTTAACTAAGCAGCCACTCATTTGGGCGGGAATAACGGCATAGCTCTGGGCACTCTTTTAAAAGAATTGAACACCCGGAGAAGAATCCGGGGTCCTCCGTTTATAGATCCACTCACCTTGTTCTGATACCATGACTCAGCCTCGGCTCGGCTCCTGTTAGCAATGTCCTCGTACTGCGCTTTGACTTCGTTCACGATGCTGCTAAGGTCCAGGTCTCGGTTGTTATCCATTGACAGGATGACAGAGGTGTCAGACACCTGGACATTCAGCTGGGCCAGTTCCTGCAGAAGTACATGGGCGTCTGAGTCACCTCTAGTGCAGAAATGTCCCGATAGCCACCATCTGCCTTTAAAAAtgctggacctgattctccttccATGTACCCAGGCGCAAATCAGGAGAAAGTCCATTTGTGTGTCAGTGGAGCTGCTCTGGATTGACAGTGGTGTAGCGCACCAAAAACAAGTTCACTATCTTTAGAAGTTTAGGTCCAGATTCCAATGTAAACCCGTTTAAATCCAAAGTGACTCCACACCTGTGtcaatccagagtgactccacaGAAATCAACGAGGTTACTCCGGATTTACAAAGgggcaactgagatcagaatctggactCTGGCATTTTTATTTAAGCCGAACACAGAGACAGGCGCACACTGGAAATTGGTATTATTCAAAACCACTCAGGGAATGCGAACTGAGTCTGAGAAGTGTAAATATGAGTGGCACGGAGTCACTGCAGTAGCCCTAAGTAGTACAGGAGTTAGGTACTTAGAAATCCTAAAGATTATTCTCTTGTACGATAAAAAGGCATGTGTTTTTATTAAGATTGCAGTCGCATGTAGAGGCTTCAGCcaaggtcagggccccattgagTCAGGCACCGTATCAACACAGAATGAGATAGACCTGGTCCCGTAGACCTTATGATAAAAGTAGACAAAACAGCAATGAAATGACGCGactccaagatcacacagcagctAAGTGGCAAAGCTAGGAGCAGAACCCAGGTCTACCGAATGCCAGCCCAATGCCCTATCCAGTGGACAAAACCGCCTTCTGTGGTGGTCTTGATTCCCTCCCACGTTAAGCCTGCTCATGAACATAGGCCGTATTTAATTTCCTAGCGAAGACGCCATGAGAAGAAGCAATACCGCGTCATAGAGGGTTCTGAGGAAGTTGATCTCATCCATCAACGCATCCACTTTGGCCTCCAGGTCTATCTTGTTCATATAGGCGGCATCCACGTCCTGAGAAACAGCAAACACAGTCACAACTGCAGCCTAGCGGCCTCGGCTGGCGCAGAAAAGAAGCCAAGGATTGCCCAGGGGTGACGCTCAAGCGGCCTTTCCGCGTCTATGAGGGCTCGGGAAGTTAATAGAGACACTTCATTGCACTGCTGACTTTTAAAGGACAAAGCTCAGCGAGGGGGTGCATAGAGCTTATAGGGGAAGAACTCTGAAGCATTCTGGGCCAAAGATAGGGAGGGCGTAAAGCATGGAGGTAATATTTTGGGTCTGCTCACAATCCCTCCCTTACCCTTCAGAAATGCTGGCATTCTGCCAGGTCCAGTGTAGTGTCagcggggtgggagtggggaaaagATGCTACCTCCAACCCCCTTAGAAAACTTTGTGGGACAATTGAACCTTGTAGGGCCAAGGAGGCCTTTCAGTTGGATTTGGACACCAGCTCTCTtaggcgcctttgaaaatctccgcCTTCGATACCGCAAACACAATGAAAATTGTAATCAATCTTAGCACAGCTCACCTTCTTGAGCACCACAAACTCATTCTCCGCGGCTGTGCGCCTGTTGATTTCGTCTTCGTATCTGTAGGGATAGAGGGGAGGCAGCGCTAGACCTTGTTCATGGAATAGGAGAGGCAGGAAGGCAAGAATTTCTTGCCTGAGCTCCCATTTGCAAATGCCTGTTTCTCAGATTAACCTGGCCACCTCTCTTGTAGCATGATTATCGTTTCTACTGAAATGTAGGGTAATGCTTTTTACAAATTGCACTTCCTTTGGTCATGCTGATTCTTTGAATTTTTGGCTTCAAAACGGGAAGATAGATGTTTAGAAAAAAGGAAATCTTTCCAGACACTATCTGAATTAGCTGCAGTCCAGGCTAGCGATTGGCTTTCGCTTCAAAATTTAGCTTCTCAACACGATCCATATTTTCAACCTCTCTAAAATTTTGGCGGGGGGGCTTTCAAGGTCCAGTCTGCTACAGAACTCAGATTCACATCTGGATGCAGCTCCATCTCTGTGTGTGTTCATGGCCCACCGGCCAgtgtttggtcctgccatgagggcaggggactggactcgatgacctctcaaggtcccttccagtcctagaatctatgaatctatggtctCACCTCCTCTCTCTTTCCACATCCACTCTGCAAAGCTACTGTAAAACTGTGCTCTATAAACTTGCGAGATGTTTTAATTTCCCTTGCAACAGTAGTGATGCAGCTGGAATGTCATGTGTAGGGATTGAACACCAGATCTTAACGCATGTGCATTTGTTTGGAGCAGTGGAAAACTCATAAACATTCTATGTATGCCAGTCACTAGACTCACACGGTGTTCCATATATCTCCTCAGCAAACATACTCCATCTCCTGGGTTTTTGTCCCTAACAAACTCACATGTGCAGGCTTAAGATTTGGGCCACGTGTGTTGGTCATGCCTGCTGTAAGCATGAAAAAAATGTATCACAACTTGAACTGGTTGGAGAATGGAATTTCCCCTCTGGCGGAAATTCAGACATTTCCAAATTTGTTGTCACTCTGAATCAGAACAGAAAGTTggaattttgacatttttctcagtgtggaaattctgaaaaagttTAATGTGAAACACTGTCTTCCAGTAATATCAGATTGTTTTGTGCAGATGATGTTAAAATATGATATTATTACGTTAAATACGTGTCTGTAAAATGTGAACTATAATATATAGTTCAAATCATTCTACCATAAACGTTAATACAAAATGAGACAAAACAGTAAagtccaaatgaaacatttcaacattatcagcatgaaacaaaacaattcattttaacGCTTTTCCTTTGAACATTTCGTCAAATTCAACATGTTCCCATGAAACTTTTTCACTGccttttccaacagaaaactgttccatcTAATTTTTATCAACTAGCCCTCATCACAACAAAGCTACCGTACAGCCAGGGATCTGATCCCCACTGGAACGACTGTAGAGTGTATAATTCAGCACAGATCACCTCAATGTCCTTCCATTAAACATTCACTTacttgttcttaaaatcctctaCAAGGTCCTGCGTGTTCTTCAGTTCTCCCTCCATCCGCCCTCTTTCATTTAACAGGTGGTTCAGCTGCTTCCTCAGGTTGTTGATATAAGACTCAAAGAGGGGTTCAAGGTTATTCTTGTTGGAATTGGATTtctgaccctgatcctgcaacaggGTCCACTTGGTCTCAAGCACCTTGttctgctgctccaggaagcggACCTGAAACCCAACAGGCAGAAGATATTTAATGGAAGATATTCGCAACCAGGTTGACACCTGAGATTCAGTAACTTGGCAGTTCAGGGGGCAAGAGAGGACATATTAAATTAACCCCTACATTTTCTCGAAAACAACGGGCCAAATCCTCAGGGTCTCTCACATTAACGTAGTCTTTAGCCAaccaaatctcccattgaccaGCTCAATTCCTGAGGTAGGCTGATGTACTAGCTAGGACAATATAGACTGGGACTCAAGATATCTGGGTTTATTCCTATCGCCGACCGTCTGTGTGacttctatgcctcagtttccccatctttgtaAGTGGTGTAATGATATTTAACAACTTCTGTCGCTAAGTATTGGCTTACTCCAGTTTTCCTTCATTTGGGCTCAGTCTGGACTCAGGTGTACTCCATTTAAAGGCATTTTCCTGAGTAAACCCAAGTAAGGACCTTAATATAGAAACATGGAGTTATACCTAAATAGTGACTGAGAGAAAACTGATTCAGCTTGTGGTCAAGCATTAGCAGAAAGGTGAGAGTTAGAGGAAATGCCCCAATTAGAGACGAACACCATGTTTCACTGACATTTCAAATTGTGTCCCAAAAAGGGATTACAACTATTAATGAAATAGTTGTGGATTTTGCAATCTATATTTCACGTTTCCCCTCTTTCTGTGTgcgtttgggggtggggtggagcaaaTCAAGTCCCTGGTCTGTTCAGTTTCCAATGCTAACCACTGAGAAATCTGGATTCGCGTAGCATGTAGAAGCACGTTCATTTACTGGAAGATTTGAATCAATCAGTGCAAAGAGGAAACATTTGCCGGGTGAGAGACTTAATAACTCATGGGTTTTTGTAGATATCCAAATATGAAAACATGCCTTTTCCATTCCTTTCCACCTATCTGCCTTTTTCCATAGCACTCCCATCACCGTAGTTTCTGATAAACTCTCACCTTGTCAATGAAAGAAGCAAATTTGTTGTTGAGACTCTTAATCTGCTCCTTCTCCTCTTTTCGCACCTGTTGGATGTTTGGGTCAATCTCCAGGTTCAGTGGCGCCAGGAGACTTTGGTTGACGGTCACTTCTTGGATGGTACCCATGCCAGGTAAATTgccacccccaaatcctgctggaCTTCTACCTCCACCAAagcctcccccgccaccaaaaCCAAGCCCACTGCCACCAAAGCCAAATCCACTCCCAGCGGCCCCACCACCAATACTGAGCCCACCACCGCCAGCTCCCCCACCAAAGCTAGGTCCGCCACCATGACCTCCGCTGCCAAGATAGAAGCCACCACCAGCTCCACCCACAAATCCACTCCGGAGGTTGCTCCCACCACCGATGGAAATTTTCTTAGTGCCCCCTAGGTTATAGAGGCTCCGGCTGCCAAAACTGCCTCCGCCACTGAGCCTTCCGAAACCTCCGCTGCCTCTTGACACGGAAACCGAACTGAAGCTGGCTCTGTGGCTACTTGGAACCACAGCAGAGACTGTACTGAAGCCCTTGCTCCCACCTCCACTTCGGATGCTGCCGGATTGCCAGCTCATCGTGGCGGGAGAGATCAGCGCTGCTGCGAGAAAGGAGCGGAGTCGGCAAGCGGTGCCTTCTGGTGAACACCCCACCGGAGCCTTGCCCCTTTTATCCTTTGGGATCTGGGCTGGGTTGCCTGGAAGTGAAGCGATCAGTTGAGCGCCTTAATGGTTTTGACATTCCTGGCAGGCAGGTGTCGAAATGAACTTGTTAAATGCTCACTGAACTCAACCACTCCCGTGGAACTGATGGGAGTCTGCATCGCTGATCGGCTTCGACCCAGCAACAGGGTTATCTAACGCCTCCTTTTCCGGCAGCGAGTGCTCAGACACGGACCTTCGCTTTCAGAGGCGAATcgtttttattttcctgctgcAAAACAAAGGTGTTTCCATATGAATGTGCCCCGAACTACAAGCCATGTTTCAAGAACCAATTGGCACTCTCATCTGAATCAGCGATGGTTGCTCATTGGTTTCACATACCCCCAGATGGCAATTGTCCAAAGCTGTTCAGTTACTATGTACCGTGCTGGAACATCCAAGGGGCTAAAAACCCCAATTCTCGAGTGACAGCCCTTACCACAAATAATGCAGGTGGAAACTGCAGGGCCAGATGAAGCCGGTCTTAgaacatagaacataagaacggccagactgggtcagaccaaaggtccatctagcccagtatcctgtctaccgacagtggccaatgccaggtgccccagagggagtgaacctaacaggtaatgatcaagtgatctctctcctgccatccatctccaccctctgacaaacagaggctagggacaccattccttacccatcctggctaatagccattaatggagttaacctccatgaatttatccagttctcttttaaactctgttatagtcctagtcttcacaacctcctcaggtaagcagttccacaggttgactgtgcgctgtgtgaagaagaacttccttttatttgttttaaacctgctgcccattaatttcatttggtggcccctagttcttgtattcttCTACTGTCTTCTACCGGCTTTCACTGACACAGACAGTAAGCTGAAGCCCCAAGGTAAATGAATGCACCCAGGAACACAGGTGGATGGAATACGTCAATTTCCAGGATTATCCATCCGGTATCTTACCAAAGCCCTACATTCATTTAAAGATGCACTAGCTAAAACAACTTACTCATCATCAAGGTGAATGGGAGACTTGTTTGAGTTAATTAGAATGAAAGTCAGTGGGGTCTATATCCTACtagtgcctttaaaaatctcctgCTTACTAATGCTGGCCAAAAATTTCATGAGGATTCTTGGCCTGGAGGCATAGAACAGCTGTTTGGCCGCTGCACTGGCCTGATGATCATTGACAAGGACAGCTCTATTTAAGGGCCATGATTTGTGTAATCTTCAAATGGATTGCTCCTATGGTAGTGTGgcttagtggctagagcactggattggTACTTAGgaaacctggtttctattcctggcttggccACTGGGTGACCATGGCAAATGacttcaccactctgtgcctcagtttcctcatctgtaaacaTAAATGTGACTAACGATAGTGCTCTCCTTTGTAAACCGCTTTGAGACCTACGGATGAAAAACATTATAgaaaagctaggtattattattattacattcaTACTCTCACAATAAGCTGTTTGaggaagggactgtctttttcttctgggtttgtacagcaccttgcacaatggggccctgatccatgactgggtgCCTAGACCTTACAGCagtaaaaattattattattattattaataatacagTAAGGAGAAGCATTTGGTCCAGAACCTGAAACCCTTACTCTTTTGGTACTGaggggttgccaagcctccaggattggcctggagtctccaggaattacagattaatatttaatttaagattatgtcatgtgatgaaatctccaggaacaCATGCAACCAAAATTGGCCACCCTAGCTTACTTAGATAAACTCCCAAGGGGATCACAGTTGAGCTCTGTACGTTCAGAATTTCTGAAGACATTGCTGCACAAAGGTTCGTGAAAAGGTCAGAAAGAAATGAACATTTTTAATTTGATTCAacgtttttcagtggaaaatttcacTTCagtaggaacaaaacaaaaacgccctcctatccctcccacccccccacacacacatacttttttGCCCACAATAAATAAAGTAAGTATCTGATAGGGTTTATTTCCCCGactgaaaagaaaggaaacaaaacaatttccaaATGGccattttttgtgaaaatgttcagtTGCTCTAAAAGGCCTTTTCTCtgaaaaagaattgtgttggAATTTTTTTCCACCAGCTTCATGTGGAATGACATTAATTATATATTCATTTTAAGAAAtgatcaaataaaataataatcctatcataataataataaaaataggtTGCACATCAGCCTAAAATTTTCAGGTTTGGGGGTTTCATTTTTGTGTCAAAAATTGAAACTTTCCACTGCAAATCCCCATGGAAACAAAGACGTTTAGCTTTAGCTGAAAATGTCCATGGGGAAAAATATTCCGACCAGTTCTACATCTAGTTGTTGGTCATCTTTCTTACATGAGCCCCGATACAACAGAATGACCAAAGCCTGCAATGCATTTGTATGCAACAGTCACCTTGAGCTAAATTCTGCATGGCTCTGCTCTTCTCCAGGCCTTGGAGGTTTGAGATTATTTCTTTATTTCATATTTGAACAAGACACGTGGTCCTGCAATTGCTTCACACGTAGAACTGCCCAATGAAGAGAATGGATGTTTGGATATGTTTCATCAGGACCAATGAGAAGCAAGAATCTCCTATGTCTTCTCTGAGGGAGCTCTATGCATGTAGCAATTGCACAACCATGTGATTTGTTTAAAGATCTGGAGGCAGGAGAAAAGCAGAGAACTAAACAGACCGATTGCCAGAACCAGAGCCAatcggggggcaggagggaggcaggaggaccatttggcctgggcctcaaatGTAGacccttgttaattttttggcatttgataagtttcccaacttgtttttatgcgcatccctatcggaccaaaatgtgacacacactcTCAGCTTAAAGCAGcgaatttaagcaaataagagatgtgatttggtaaaagacatccttttttgttaactgatatagattttgtcacattaaagagttaaaaatgttcagaaatattaataaaaatatatcggttctgatggcacaagattagaccacgatgaacgtgtcctctcaaatcagctgattatataaacaaaccattactagtggctggtgctggatcaagtgcgTGTTGAAATGTAGAGAATCGTTACATTTtagtgccttattttgttttcatgtgtcgtcattttttattattatggctaagggcctcaaaagctggaagtggcctgggCCTCTCTGGACCGCTGAGAGGGCCTGGCCAGAACTGCACCCTTCCCTTTGCActttgtgggtatgtctacactgcacctgggTCTGAACCTCCCAGCCTGAGTCCACAGACTTGTCCTAGCAGGGCTTGCGCTAGCAGTGCACACTAAAAACACCTGTGTAGATGGGGCTTTGAGGTTGCGACTCTGAGGGAGGTGGACCTGAGAACCTGAGATTCAGCCCATGATCTCAGTAAAGTTACACCCAGGATCCATGGGGCCCTGTGTGTTTGAGGAGCTGGGCTTGGTTACATGGGAAACCAGAGATGAACGGAGTGCTTTGATGGGCTTGGTTTGCCTGGGAGCAATATGAGAAAGTCTTTATACTCTGCTAAATAAAGACAAACACTACACACCTATTTAATAGTGCTCGTCAGCGTTTCACTCCGCTGACACTGAGATGTCTTTCTGACCGGCTTTTATGCAGCAAATAGAAATTAATCACATTGTTCCAGTGTTTGCCAAAAAATGTTTCACGCAGTTTGTTTTTCACAGGGAGAGAACCGGCTGCAGTATTTTAAAGCAAAGATGTAACCTGCGGATCTGGCAACCATATAAAGTATTTTACACACAGAGTGAggatggactaggtgacctcttgaggtcccgtccaactctacttttctatgattctacatgaACCAAATTTTGCTCACACAAAAATGGGCCAACACTGAATCAAAAGGGGGttgtgcatagggtgaccagatgagaggaacaaaatatcggg encodes the following:
- the LOC101938008 gene encoding keratin, type II cytoskeletal 5-like isoform X2, with translation MSWQSGSIRSGGGSKGFSTVSAVVPSSHRASFSSVSVSRGSGGFGRLSGGGSFGSRSLYNLGGTKKISIGGGSNLRSGFVGGAAGGGGLSIGGGAAGSGFGFGGSGLGFGGGGGFGGGRSPAGFGGGNLPGMGTIQEVTVNQSLLAPLNLEIDPNIQQVRKEEKEQIKSLNNKFASFIDKVRFLEQQNKVLETKWTLLQDQGQKSNSNKNNLEPLFESYINNLRKQLNHLLNERGRMEGELKNTQDLVEDFKNKYEDEINRRTAAENEFVVLKKDVDAAYMNKIDLEAKVDALMDEINFLRTLYDAELAQLNVQVSDTSVILSMDNNRDLDLSSIVNEVKAQYEDIANRSRAEAESWYQNKFEELRATAGKHGDDLRNTKGEISELNRLTQRLRAEIENARNQCASLQTAIADSEDRGELALKDARMKVADLEDALQKAKQDMTRQLREYQELMNVKLALDIEIATYRKLLEGEESRLSGEGVIPVSYSVVSSSAGVGGGAGLGGGFGGFSAAGGGGGFGYGGGSGLGLGGGGFGFGSGGGGFGGGSSFGYGGGSGLSAGGGNFSTGSGKGTGVGTSVGVKIVSKTSSSKKTIKS
- the LOC101938008 gene encoding keratin, type II cytoskeletal 5-like isoform X1, translated to MSWQSGSIRSGGGSKGFSTVSAVVPSSHRASFSSVSVSRGSGGFGRLSGGGSFGSRSLYNLGGTKKISIGGGSNLRSGFVGGAGGGFYLGSGGHGGGPSFGGGAGGGGLSIGGGAAGSGFGFGGSGLGFGGGGGFGGGRSPAGFGGGNLPGMGTIQEVTVNQSLLAPLNLEIDPNIQQVRKEEKEQIKSLNNKFASFIDKVRFLEQQNKVLETKWTLLQDQGQKSNSNKNNLEPLFESYINNLRKQLNHLLNERGRMEGELKNTQDLVEDFKNKYEDEINRRTAAENEFVVLKKDVDAAYMNKIDLEAKVDALMDEINFLRTLYDAELAQLNVQVSDTSVILSMDNNRDLDLSSIVNEVKAQYEDIANRSRAEAESWYQNKFEELRATAGKHGDDLRNTKGEISELNRLTQRLRAEIENARNQCASLQTAIADSEDRGELALKDARMKVADLEDALQKAKQDMTRQLREYQELMNVKLALDIEIATYRKLLEGEESRLSGEGVIPVSYSVVSSSAGVGGGAGLGGGFGGFSAAGGGGGFGYGGGSGLGLGGGGFGFGSGGGGFGGGSSFGYGGGSGLSAGGGNFSTGSGKGTGVGTSVGVKIVSKTSSSKKTIKS
- the LOC101938008 gene encoding keratin, type II cytoskeletal 5-like isoform X3, translated to MSWQSGSIRSGGGSKGFSTVSAVVPSSHRASFSSVSVSRGSGGFGRLSGGGSFGSRSLYNLGGTKKISIGGGSNLRSGFVGGAAGGGGLSIGGGAAGSGFGFGGSGLGFGGGGGFGGGRSPAGFGGGNLPGMGTIQEVTVNQSLLAPLNLEIDPNIQQVRKEEKEQIKSLNNKFASFIDKVRFLEQQNKVLETKWTLLQDQGQKSNSNKNNLEPLFESYINNLRKQLNHLLNERGRMEGELKNTQDLVEDFKNKYEDEINRRTAAENEFVVLKKDVDAAYMNKIDLEAKVDALMDEINFLRTLYDAELAQLNVQVSDTSVILSMDNNRDLDLSSIVNEVKAQYEDIANRSRAEAESWYQNKFEELRATAGKHGDDLRNTKGEISELNRLTQRLRAEIENARNQCASLQTAIADSEDRGELALKDARMKVADLEDALQKAKQDMTRQLREYQELMNVKLALDIEIATYRKLLEGEESRLSGEGVIPVSYSVVSSSAGVGGGAGLGGGFGGFSAAGGGGGFGYGGGSGLGGNFSTGSGKGTGVGTSVGVKIVSKTSSSKKTIKS